The proteins below come from a single Carnobacterium divergens DSM 20623 genomic window:
- a CDS encoding sensor histidine kinase yields MDEENRPNPDQLLLKYGAKSSNQRGKLKVFFGYAAGVGKTYGMLRAAIEQSEAGKNVLVGYVEPHARPETIALLENLTTLPTKTIDYRGLSLEEFDLDSALLAKPELILVDELAHTNVEGSRNRKRYQDIDELLNAGIDVYTTMNVQHLESLNDIVEEITNIHVNETVPDHFFDEAFIKLIDVEPEELVHRLKEGKIYQPHNAKKAMNHFFTLENLKLLREIAIRKAADYIGMENRPDQLLNNKRVQSKLLTYIDDTSKVGAEKCIRWTARLAVAFRAEWVVLFVENDESDGKSTNEQVMKNFELAETLGAETVTLNAHDKVETIIQYAKLTGVTDIIIGKKRRGQNFRKLFKTELEDQLVQELNNVEIHMIPFAEKADSAKPREIKNSWKPKLFSTSNFLKTILLLVVATLCSEVVTYLGIGEQNVIVVYLLFVLIIARATYGYSYGVFASILSVLLFNWFFVEPLYSLTVYKPGYPITLLIMLAVALFTSNMMIRVKSQARDSIEKEHRMEVIYDLNKDLLRVKSINGIVAITNRYLAQTLERSVIFYTEKPEQNQAYQVEVYNGNQEAQASLVSDSEIAVANWVFNNRKEAGFGSNTLMGASTYYFPLLSQGDTVAVIGVYCLNERPLTHENLNFLKLISTQISLALERQHLANEQQEILLESEKEKMRGNLLRAISHDLRTPLTGILGASSAIIENKDKFTEPLKLQLLTDIKEDSEWLIRMVENLLSVTRIDEGTMKVNKVPEAVEEIAATAVRRIRKRFPQQEIQITVPEELLLVPMDGKLIEQVLINLMENAIRHSGKITPIMVNVLRKDKDVVFEVRDQGIGIKKERLNNLFNPFDGSKVSQGNAPIDAKRGLGIGLSICKTIIAAHNGTISGENNETDGAVFRFTLPIEPNEEENG; encoded by the coding sequence ATGGATGAAGAAAACCGCCCAAATCCAGATCAATTATTACTAAAGTATGGCGCAAAATCTAGTAATCAACGAGGAAAACTTAAAGTCTTCTTTGGATATGCTGCGGGAGTAGGGAAAACCTATGGCATGTTACGAGCAGCGATTGAGCAAAGCGAGGCTGGGAAAAATGTCTTGGTTGGATATGTAGAGCCACATGCTCGTCCTGAGACCATTGCTTTATTGGAAAATTTAACGACGTTGCCAACTAAAACGATTGACTACCGAGGATTGTCCTTAGAAGAATTTGATTTAGACAGTGCGTTACTTGCTAAGCCAGAGTTGATTTTAGTAGATGAGTTAGCTCACACGAACGTTGAAGGTTCGCGTAATCGAAAAAGGTACCAAGATATTGATGAACTGTTAAATGCTGGAATTGATGTTTACACAACGATGAATGTTCAGCATTTAGAAAGTTTAAATGATATTGTAGAGGAAATAACCAATATTCATGTCAACGAAACAGTACCCGATCACTTTTTTGATGAAGCTTTTATTAAGCTGATTGATGTTGAGCCAGAAGAGCTCGTTCATCGTTTAAAAGAAGGTAAAATTTATCAGCCTCACAATGCCAAAAAAGCGATGAATCATTTTTTTACACTTGAAAATTTAAAATTATTAAGAGAAATTGCCATTCGAAAAGCAGCGGATTACATTGGCATGGAAAATCGTCCAGATCAGCTGTTAAATAATAAGCGCGTTCAGAGCAAACTTTTAACCTATATTGACGATACCTCTAAAGTAGGGGCAGAAAAATGCATTCGTTGGACAGCGAGATTAGCAGTTGCGTTTCGAGCAGAGTGGGTTGTTTTATTTGTTGAAAATGATGAATCTGATGGAAAATCAACAAATGAACAGGTGATGAAAAATTTTGAATTGGCTGAAACATTAGGTGCTGAAACCGTGACGTTAAATGCTCATGATAAAGTCGAAACCATTATTCAATATGCCAAATTAACTGGAGTTACGGATATTATCATTGGTAAAAAACGACGAGGACAAAATTTCCGTAAGCTTTTTAAAACAGAATTGGAAGATCAATTAGTTCAAGAATTGAATAATGTTGAAATTCATATGATTCCCTTTGCCGAGAAAGCAGATTCAGCTAAACCAAGAGAGATAAAAAACTCATGGAAACCAAAACTATTCTCTACCAGTAATTTTTTAAAGACGATTTTGTTATTAGTCGTAGCAACGCTTTGTTCAGAAGTCGTCACATATCTGGGGATTGGCGAGCAAAATGTAATCGTAGTTTACTTGCTGTTTGTCTTAATTATTGCAAGAGCAACGTATGGATACAGCTATGGCGTCTTTGCTTCTATTTTAAGTGTTCTTTTATTTAACTGGTTTTTTGTCGAACCGCTTTATTCATTAACGGTTTATAAGCCAGGGTATCCGATCACACTTTTAATTATGTTAGCAGTGGCACTTTTTACAAGTAATATGATGATTCGAGTAAAAAGTCAGGCGCGGGATTCGATTGAAAAAGAACATCGGATGGAAGTAATCTACGATTTAAATAAAGATTTATTGCGGGTGAAAAGTATCAATGGAATTGTTGCAATCACAAATCGTTATTTGGCTCAAACCTTAGAGAGAAGTGTTATTTTTTACACTGAAAAACCGGAACAAAATCAAGCATATCAAGTTGAAGTTTATAACGGCAATCAAGAAGCACAAGCCAGTTTAGTATCTGATTCTGAAATAGCTGTAGCAAACTGGGTATTTAATAACCGTAAAGAAGCAGGCTTTGGAAGCAATACCTTGATGGGAGCGAGTACCTATTATTTTCCACTTCTCTCACAGGGAGATACGGTGGCGGTAATTGGTGTTTATTGTTTAAACGAACGCCCACTGACGCATGAAAATTTAAATTTTTTAAAATTAATTAGTACTCAAATTTCATTAGCTTTGGAACGGCAGCATTTAGCTAATGAACAACAAGAAATTCTGTTAGAAAGTGAAAAAGAGAAGATGCGAGGTAATTTGTTGCGAGCGATTTCTCATGATTTACGAACGCCCTTAACAGGTATTTTAGGAGCTAGTTCAGCAATAATTGAAAATAAAGATAAGTTTACAGAACCACTGAAATTACAACTTTTAACAGATATTAAGGAAGATTCAGAGTGGTTGATTCGGATGGTAGAAAACTTACTTTCAGTGACTCGAATCGACGAGGGAACTATGAAGGTTAACAAAGTACCTGAAGCAGTAGAAGAAATTGCAGCAACTGCGGTTCGACGAATTCGAAAACGATTTCCTCAACAGGAAATTCAAATAACAGTACCAGAAGAATTGCTTTTAGTTCCTATGGATGGTAAGTTGATTGAACAAGTATTGATTAATTTAATGGAAAATGCAATTCGACATTCAGGAAAAATCACACCAATTATGGTCAATGTACTAAGAAAAGATAAAGATGTGGTATTTGAGGTACGGGATCAAGGAATAGGGATAAAAAAAGAGCGTTTAAATAATTTGTTCAATCCGTTTGACGGTTCAAAAGTCAGTCAAGGAAATGCCCCAATTGACGCTAAACGAGGATTAGGAATTGGGTTATCAATTTGCAAGACGATTATTGCTGCTCATAACGGAACGATTTCTGGTGAGAATAATGAAACGGATGGTGCTGTTTTTCGCTTTACATTACCAATAGAACCAAACGAGGAGGAAAATGGATGA
- a CDS encoding DUF2829 domain-containing protein, whose product MTFEKILPHLKQGEKVIRSGWGGAELYVILEKESTHQAEKMNPYFLINVTGEGYTMFTPTVCDILAEDWEIVQ is encoded by the coding sequence ATGACATTTGAAAAAATTCTACCCCATTTAAAACAAGGCGAAAAAGTCATTCGTAGTGGCTGGGGGGGCGCTGAATTATACGTTATTCTTGAAAAAGAAAGTACTCATCAAGCCGAAAAAATGAATCCTTATTTTCTAATCAATGTAACAGGTGAAGGCTATACAATGTTTACGCCAACTGTCTGTGATATATTAGCGGAAGACTGGGAAATCGTTCAATAA
- a CDS encoding QueT transporter family protein translates to MNQSKTRQSSRWSIAAISKMGMVTALYVAVTVFLSVISFGAIQIRLSEGFNFLAIYNKRYILSVTLGVMIANLASPLGIVDVVIGGSATFLTLLCASFVAGKIAHPIWKIVATTLIFSCSMFTVAGELAFFYQLPFWSTWFVVGLGELISMSLGGALMHLVNKKIDLSI, encoded by the coding sequence ATGAATCAATCAAAAACAAGACAATCTTCAAGGTGGTCTATTGCGGCTATCTCAAAAATGGGGATGGTGACCGCGTTATATGTTGCAGTTACCGTATTTCTTTCAGTAATTAGCTTTGGGGCTATTCAAATTAGACTTTCAGAAGGTTTTAATTTTTTAGCTATTTACAATAAGCGCTATATTCTTTCAGTCACGCTAGGGGTCATGATTGCAAACTTAGCTTCACCACTAGGAATTGTTGATGTTGTTATTGGCGGTAGTGCAACGTTTCTGACGTTACTATGCGCTTCTTTTGTTGCGGGGAAAATTGCTCATCCAATATGGAAAATTGTTGCAACAACACTTATTTTTAGCTGCTCAATGTTTACTGTTGCAGGAGAGCTAGCTTTTTTCTATCAACTGCCTTTTTGGTCAACTTGGTTTGTTGTTGGGTTAGGAGAGTTAATTTCGATGAGTTTAGGTGGTGCGTTGATGCATTTGGTCAATAAAAAAATTGATTTATCTATTTAA
- a CDS encoding helix-turn-helix domain-containing protein codes for MELNLDKRKQRVLDLLDFLEENLNKELPFTMLSDSLNVSDFIFDSVLKEFLVDVELNDLMDQIVFKIGNRTIFVTKIGLGRIKLASIYLQESIDFMILDDIFRNKFISITEFSYDNYVSRTNIYRRVAAIKELLESYQLKLSNSFKIVGDEVDISSFFMQMYYLVFSKEEFPFPEEVKASEERLIQLLMKEEQLKISSSVKLKINYLFGIRCMRLEGKFFLLHSKVAKKRVPTEAVASVYNSISQFLEKEWNLTGKKNELETNYLIALLIGENCFQSLDEQVLQNPEVCFFNEYFIKAFMTYFNVDKLPKTVEEELLKELTVLHYYVYYFENVVSMNQLILEREQAFSVYPKLFHFCQSLFCDIKGKVSIESQEFLRFHYYYAIINLVPAEICNPELKIYTDFSLGQSFKMAIDREILKFGYYNLKIEETLHEGVDIVISDVLEEVPSTISRALQWHIQPTQGDWENFKWSLDH; via the coding sequence ATGGAACTAAATTTAGATAAAAGAAAACAAAGAGTACTAGACTTACTCGATTTTTTGGAAGAAAATTTAAATAAAGAGTTGCCATTTACCATGTTATCGGATTCTTTGAATGTATCAGATTTTATTTTTGATAGTGTCCTTAAGGAGTTTTTAGTAGATGTTGAGTTGAATGATTTAATGGATCAAATTGTTTTTAAAATAGGAAATCGAACTATTTTTGTAACTAAAATAGGATTAGGAAGAATAAAATTAGCCTCTATCTATTTGCAAGAGTCCATTGATTTTATGATTTTGGATGATATATTCCGGAATAAATTTATTTCAATTACAGAGTTTTCATATGATAATTACGTGAGTAGAACCAATATTTATCGGCGAGTAGCAGCAATTAAAGAACTCCTAGAAAGCTATCAATTAAAGCTATCCAACTCATTTAAAATAGTAGGAGATGAAGTGGATATTAGTAGTTTTTTTATGCAGATGTATTACCTGGTTTTCAGCAAGGAAGAATTCCCTTTTCCTGAAGAAGTAAAAGCGAGTGAAGAAAGACTGATCCAACTGTTGATGAAAGAAGAACAGCTAAAAATCAGTTCATCTGTAAAATTAAAAATTAATTATTTATTTGGTATCCGATGCATGCGACTAGAAGGAAAATTCTTTTTACTCCACTCTAAAGTTGCAAAAAAAAGAGTACCTACAGAAGCTGTGGCATCTGTTTACAATTCTATTTCACAATTTCTAGAAAAAGAATGGAATTTAACAGGTAAAAAAAATGAGTTGGAAACGAATTATCTGATTGCGTTATTAATAGGAGAAAACTGCTTCCAAAGTTTAGACGAACAAGTCTTACAAAATCCAGAGGTCTGTTTTTTTAATGAGTATTTTATAAAGGCTTTTATGACGTATTTTAATGTTGATAAGTTACCAAAAACTGTAGAGGAAGAGTTATTAAAGGAACTGACAGTTTTACATTATTACGTTTACTATTTCGAAAATGTGGTTAGCATGAATCAGCTCATACTAGAAAGAGAACAAGCCTTTTCAGTTTATCCTAAGCTATTTCACTTTTGTCAAAGTTTATTTTGTGATATAAAAGGAAAAGTTTCCATAGAGAGTCAGGAATTTTTAAGGTTCCATTATTATTATGCCATTATTAATTTAGTACCTGCTGAAATTTGTAATCCTGAATTAAAAATCTATACGGATTTTTCATTAGGACAGAGTTTTAAAATGGCTATTGATCGAGAAATACTGAAATTTGGTTATTATAACCTCAAAATTGAAGAAACATTGCATGAGGGTGTAGATATAGTGATCTCAGATGTCTTGGAGGAAGTTCCATCAACGATTTCTCGAGCGTTACAGTGGCACATCCAACCGACTCAAGGAGATTGGGAAAATTTTAAATGGTCATTAGATCACTAG
- a CDS encoding 3-oxoacyl-ACP reductase, protein MDFKGFKEKVVFITGVASGIGQAQAKAFLKQGAYVFGMDIAEQGIQEIKEFQDNSHFAYYIGDTSKKNEVETAVKKAVEQFTQIDILLNTAGVLDGYAPTLETDETLWDHIMNVNVKGTYLVTNAVLPHMLARKQGVVVNMASIAGFVAGGGGAAYTASKHAIVGYTKQLDYDYVKLGIRANGIAPGAIETPMNQADFEGDGEMAKWVAKETPAGRWAKAYEVANLTLYLASPESDYIHGTIIPIDGGWLGK, encoded by the coding sequence ATGGATTTTAAAGGATTTAAAGAGAAAGTTGTTTTTATTACAGGAGTTGCATCAGGCATTGGACAAGCTCAAGCAAAAGCCTTTTTAAAACAAGGAGCGTACGTTTTCGGGATGGATATTGCAGAACAAGGAATACAGGAGATAAAAGAATTTCAAGATAATTCTCATTTTGCCTATTATATTGGCGATACATCAAAAAAAAATGAAGTTGAAACAGCTGTTAAAAAGGCTGTGGAGCAATTTACACAGATTGATATTTTATTGAATACTGCAGGCGTTTTAGATGGCTATGCTCCGACATTAGAGACTGACGAAACCTTATGGGATCATATTATGAATGTAAATGTAAAAGGAACTTATTTGGTGACAAATGCTGTTCTTCCACATATGTTAGCACGAAAACAAGGTGTTGTTGTGAATATGGCGTCAATTGCAGGATTTGTAGCAGGCGGCGGTGGTGCAGCGTATACGGCGTCTAAACATGCGATTGTCGGCTATACAAAACAGTTGGACTACGATTATGTAAAATTAGGTATAAGAGCAAATGGAATTGCGCCAGGTGCGATTGAAACGCCAATGAATCAAGCAGATTTTGAAGGCGACGGTGAAATGGCAAAATGGGTAGCCAAAGAAACTCCAGCTGGACGGTGGGCGAAAGCTTATGAAGTTGCTAATTTAACTTTATACTTGGCGAGCCCAGAATCAGATTACATTCATGGGACGATCATTCCAATCGATGGCGGCTGGTTAGGAAAATAA
- a CDS encoding response regulator transcription factor: MSPRTILIIEDDPGILNFMSAILKGEDYKIISATEGSQGISLAATWNPDLIMLDLGLPDMDGLEVLKTIRSWSKTPIMIVSARGHEQEKVAALDEGADDYITKPFGTSELLARIRTALRHGIHTESKASTFENGELAIDFEKRLVKVEGKEVHLTPNEYKIIQLLARHLGKVLTHDTISKSIWGPYHMDNQTLRVNMSNIRRKLEKNPADPIYIITEIGIGYRMVERN, from the coding sequence ATGAGTCCACGAACCATATTAATTATTGAAGACGATCCAGGTATTTTAAATTTTATGTCGGCGATTTTAAAAGGAGAAGACTATAAAATTATTTCTGCTACGGAAGGTTCACAAGGCATTAGTTTAGCAGCTACATGGAACCCTGATTTGATTATGCTCGATTTAGGCTTACCAGATATGGATGGTTTGGAAGTATTAAAAACGATTCGCAGTTGGTCTAAGACGCCTATTATGATCGTTTCTGCTAGAGGACATGAACAAGAAAAGGTAGCGGCATTGGATGAAGGGGCAGATGATTATATTACTAAGCCTTTTGGAACATCAGAACTTTTAGCTCGGATTCGGACGGCATTACGTCATGGAATACACACAGAGTCTAAAGCAAGCACCTTTGAAAACGGAGAATTAGCTATTGATTTTGAAAAACGACTTGTTAAAGTGGAAGGAAAAGAAGTTCATTTAACACCTAATGAATATAAAATTATTCAATTATTGGCTAGGCATTTAGGAAAAGTGTTGACCCATGATACAATTTCTAAAAGTATCTGGGGACCTTATCATATGGACAATCAAACGCTAAGAGTAAATATGTCGAATATTCGCAGAAAGCTAGAAAAAAATCCTGCAGATCCAATTTATATTATTACTGAAATTGGAATTGGGTATCGGATGGTTGAGCGAAATTAA
- a CDS encoding ribose-phosphate diphosphokinase, with product MIIESYKDPSLKIFSLNSNKPLAEKIANVVGTQLGKSSVKQFSDGEIQINIEESIRGDHVYVIQSTNYPVNDHLLELLIMIDALKRASAKTINIVMPYYGYGRQDRTAKPREPITAKLVANLLQKAGATRMLMLDLHTVQLQGFFDIPVDNLFTMPLFAQHYQDCGLSGEDVVVVSPKNSGVGRARVLSEYLDATLAIVDQSIDEHGEKLGSVIGNIQGKTCIMVDDMINTGETLASAATILMDNGAKAVYACASHGLFSNGATRILKEAPIKKICVTDSIDFTGKEQLVNLEVITSSELIGKGIKGIHENKPLSPLFKL from the coding sequence ATGATCATAGAAAGTTATAAAGATCCATCGTTAAAGATATTTAGTTTAAATTCAAATAAGCCATTAGCTGAAAAAATTGCCAATGTTGTTGGCACTCAATTAGGAAAATCTTCAGTAAAACAATTCAGTGATGGAGAAATTCAGATCAATATTGAAGAAAGTATTCGTGGTGATCATGTTTACGTAATTCAATCAACTAATTATCCAGTTAATGATCATCTTTTAGAATTACTTATCATGATTGATGCACTCAAACGAGCTAGCGCAAAAACTATCAATATCGTTATGCCATATTATGGATATGGTAGACAAGACCGAACGGCAAAACCAAGAGAACCAATCACTGCTAAATTGGTGGCTAATTTGCTACAAAAAGCGGGTGCAACAAGAATGCTCATGCTAGATTTGCATACGGTACAATTGCAAGGTTTCTTCGATATTCCAGTCGATAATTTGTTTACGATGCCGTTATTTGCTCAACACTATCAAGATTGCGGCTTGTCAGGTGAAGATGTTGTTGTGGTATCCCCTAAAAATAGCGGAGTTGGTCGAGCTCGTGTGCTTTCAGAATACTTGGATGCAACATTAGCAATTGTTGATCAAAGTATAGACGAGCATGGCGAAAAATTAGGCTCAGTGATTGGAAATATTCAAGGTAAGACATGTATTATGGTAGATGACATGATCAATACTGGTGAAACGCTAGCCAGTGCGGCAACTATTTTAATGGATAATGGCGCTAAAGCGGTCTATGCTTGTGCATCCCACGGTTTATTTTCAAATGGTGCAACTAGAATTTTGAAAGAGGCGCCGATTAAAAAAATATGTGTAACAGACTCAATTGATTTTACCGGCAAAGAGCAACTTGTTAATTTAGAAGTGATTACGAGTTCAGAGCTAATTGGTAAAGGAATCAAAGGAATCCATGAAAACAAACCATTAAGTCCATTATTTAAATTGTGA
- a CDS encoding iron chaperone: MVEKSQEVTDYIQHYPIEIQERLEKIRELIHQEAPEAVEKMSYGIPTFVLKKPLVHFAAYQKHIGFYPTPSGIRAFSDQLQKFKTSKGTIQLPNSQPLPLELIRQIVQYRIKENQALS; this comes from the coding sequence ATGGTAGAAAAAAGTCAAGAAGTAACAGATTATATTCAACATTATCCAATTGAAATTCAAGAACGATTAGAAAAAATTAGAGAGCTGATTCATCAAGAAGCTCCCGAAGCAGTAGAAAAAATGAGCTATGGAATTCCAACATTTGTATTAAAAAAACCGTTAGTTCATTTTGCAGCTTATCAAAAACATATTGGATTCTACCCCACACCAAGCGGTATAAGAGCTTTTTCAGATCAATTACAAAAATTTAAAACTTCAAAAGGAACGATTCAACTTCCAAATAGTCAGCCACTTCCACTAGAATTAATTCGTCAAATTGTTCAATATAGAATTAAAGAAAATCAAGCATTGTCTTGA
- a CDS encoding prolyl oligopeptidase family serine peptidase, whose amino-acid sequence MKISVRHRFIKKIPVLEVVPEESKRLPLPLVIYYHGWQSSKELTLTQARKLAMKGIRVILPDAMNHGERKTGPISPIPSITFWSSIQYNLVEFSQLTHFFRKQGLIMNEEIGVGGVSMGGITTCGLLTQHPEIKVAASMMGTPAPMDYLALVSKVAKERSIFVPADLPFLLSWIHYYDLSKNPEKLNNRPVLFWHGTEDEKIPYQEVADFYQRIKAEPYAENTQFITAENERHLIRGEVMDQVANFFADHLI is encoded by the coding sequence ATGAAAATTAGTGTTCGACATCGTTTTATAAAAAAAATTCCTGTTTTAGAAGTAGTTCCAGAAGAATCTAAACGACTTCCGTTACCGTTAGTTATCTATTATCATGGATGGCAATCCTCAAAGGAGCTAACCTTAACACAAGCAAGAAAATTAGCAATGAAAGGAATTCGTGTGATTTTACCAGATGCTATGAATCATGGAGAACGTAAAACGGGTCCAATTTCTCCAATTCCATCTATTACTTTTTGGTCAAGTATTCAATATAATTTAGTCGAATTTTCTCAATTGACTCATTTTTTCCGCAAACAAGGCTTGATTATGAATGAAGAGATTGGCGTTGGAGGTGTTTCGATGGGAGGCATTACGACTTGCGGGCTACTGACCCAGCATCCAGAAATTAAAGTGGCGGCTTCTATGATGGGAACGCCTGCTCCAATGGATTATCTTGCATTAGTTTCAAAGGTAGCTAAAGAACGAAGTATCTTTGTTCCAGCAGATTTACCGTTCTTGTTAAGTTGGATTCATTATTACGACTTATCAAAAAATCCTGAAAAACTAAACAATCGACCCGTTTTATTTTGGCACGGCACAGAAGATGAAAAAATTCCTTATCAAGAAGTAGCAGATTTTTACCAACGAATCAAAGCAGAACCTTATGCTGAAAACACTCAATTTATTACTGCTGAAAATGAACGCCATTTAATTAGAGGCGAAGTAATGGATCAAGTAGCGAATTTTTTTGCAGATCATTTAATTTAA
- the kdpC gene encoding potassium-transporting ATPase subunit KdpC produces MKNVMPAFKMLLIMSVICGGIYTVALTGIGQLFFPEKANGSIVKVTHNGAEKVIGSKLLGQEFTEAQFLQGRPSGVSNLSGVSSEQKDAVSKRVEQLKKENPDQTARIPADLVTGSGSGVDPEISLAGAHYQIPRIAKARGISEEVVQKAIEKNTTGDLFGKIGEPRVNVLGVNLHLKELKTK; encoded by the coding sequence ATGAAAAATGTGATGCCAGCTTTTAAAATGTTACTAATAATGAGTGTAATTTGTGGGGGGATTTACACGGTTGCTTTAACTGGGATTGGGCAGTTGTTTTTCCCAGAAAAAGCGAATGGCAGTATTGTTAAAGTCACCCATAATGGTGCTGAAAAAGTAATCGGTTCTAAACTACTAGGTCAGGAATTTACTGAAGCTCAATTTTTACAGGGACGACCAAGTGGTGTTAGTAATTTATCTGGCGTGAGTTCAGAACAAAAAGACGCTGTCTCTAAACGAGTGGAACAATTAAAAAAAGAAAACCCAGATCAAACAGCTAGGATTCCTGCAGATTTAGTAACAGGATCAGGAAGTGGTGTTGATCCAGAAATTTCTTTAGCGGGAGCACACTACCAAATTCCTAGAATTGCAAAAGCAAGAGGGATTTCAGAGGAAGTTGTTCAAAAAGCGATTGAAAAGAATACAACTGGGGATCTATTTGGTAAAATAGGAGAACCAAGAGTAAACGTACTTGGTGTAAATTTACATCTAAAAGAATTAAAAACCAAGTAA